In Sphingomonas sp. SUN019, one genomic interval encodes:
- a CDS encoding glycoside hydrolase family 97 protein produces the protein MRFRISAALALAALTGVSSTAIAQTDLANKPAANVVAKGASPDGKITVTVGIDGDGRPSYAVQRGGKPLLTDSRLGFMFTDAPKIERGLELAGTKRDRADTTWTQPYGEWKTIRDKHNELTVTFREKANLKREMAVTFRIFDDGVGFRYTLPKQANLTQANIAEELTQFAIAEPGTAWWKPAFEWNREEYLYNKTPLDAVGTAQTVMTVKLASGTHLALHEAALVDYSAMNLARGEGTTFRAALTPGAGAPKVSRAAGFSTPWRTIAIADDAPGLYMNHMILNLNEPNKLGDVSWIKPGKFVGVWWNMIKGDWSWARGAKHGATNAHVRQYIDFAAANRIPGVLVEGWNVGWDGDWFGNGNDMNFSQPTEDFDANGLAAYAKSKGVYLIGHHETGGSVSNYDRQLDTAYKFAADHGEPVVKTGYVTDAGQIERVDPDGSKHREWHEGQWMVNHHLRVVQTAAKYRVGVDAHEPVKDTGLRRTYPNWLAREGGRGMEYNAWPGKNPPEHEANMVFTQFLGGPMDFTPGVLSLTGQGGSPILSTIAKQLALYVVLYSPVVMAADTPENYAKYPAAFKFIRDVPTDWSDTRALNGEVGDYATIARKDAKSNDWYLGAVGDEQPRQSTVTLDFLDAGRSYTAEIYCDGPAADYRTDARHSITIETKQVRKGDTMTLSLAPGGGTAVRFVASGGKRRR, from the coding sequence ATGAGGTTCCGGATTTCCGCCGCGCTGGCGCTCGCCGCGCTGACCGGCGTATCGTCCACCGCGATCGCGCAGACCGATCTGGCCAACAAGCCCGCCGCGAACGTGGTGGCGAAGGGCGCGTCGCCCGACGGCAAGATCACCGTCACGGTCGGGATCGATGGCGACGGCCGCCCCAGCTATGCGGTGCAGCGCGGCGGCAAGCCGCTGCTGACCGACAGCCGCCTGGGCTTCATGTTCACCGACGCGCCGAAGATCGAGCGCGGTCTGGAACTGGCGGGGACGAAGCGCGACCGCGCCGATACGACTTGGACCCAGCCGTATGGCGAATGGAAGACGATCCGTGACAAGCACAACGAACTGACCGTCACGTTTCGCGAAAAGGCGAACCTGAAACGCGAGATGGCGGTGACGTTCCGCATCTTCGACGACGGCGTCGGCTTCCGCTACACGCTGCCGAAGCAGGCGAACCTGACGCAGGCCAACATCGCCGAGGAGCTGACGCAATTCGCCATCGCCGAACCCGGCACCGCGTGGTGGAAGCCTGCGTTCGAATGGAATCGTGAGGAATATCTCTACAACAAGACGCCGCTGGATGCGGTCGGCACCGCGCAGACCGTGATGACCGTGAAGCTGGCCAGCGGCACGCACCTCGCGCTGCACGAGGCCGCGCTGGTCGATTATTCGGCGATGAATCTCGCGCGCGGCGAAGGCACGACGTTCCGCGCCGCGCTGACGCCCGGCGCAGGCGCGCCGAAGGTCAGCCGCGCCGCGGGCTTCTCCACGCCGTGGCGGACGATCGCGATCGCCGACGATGCGCCCGGCCTGTACATGAACCACATGATCCTGAATTTGAACGAGCCCAACAAATTGGGCGACGTCAGCTGGATCAAGCCGGGCAAGTTCGTCGGCGTGTGGTGGAACATGATCAAGGGCGACTGGTCGTGGGCGCGCGGGGCCAAGCACGGCGCGACCAACGCGCACGTCCGCCAGTATATCGACTTCGCCGCCGCGAACCGCATCCCCGGCGTGCTGGTGGAGGGGTGGAACGTCGGCTGGGACGGCGACTGGTTCGGCAACGGCAACGACATGAACTTCAGCCAGCCGACCGAGGATTTCGACGCGAATGGGCTGGCGGCCTATGCGAAATCGAAGGGCGTGTATCTGATCGGCCATCACGAAACAGGCGGTTCGGTCAGCAACTACGATCGGCAGCTCGACACCGCCTACAAATTCGCCGCCGATCACGGTGAGCCGGTGGTGAAGACCGGCTACGTCACCGACGCCGGGCAGATCGAGCGCGTCGATCCCGACGGCAGCAAGCACCGCGAATGGCATGAGGGGCAGTGGATGGTGAACCACCATCTGCGCGTCGTGCAGACCGCCGCGAAATATCGCGTCGGGGTGGATGCGCACGAACCGGTGAAGGACACGGGCCTGCGCCGCACCTATCCCAACTGGCTGGCGCGAGAGGGCGGCCGGGGCATGGAATATAACGCTTGGCCGGGCAAGAACCCGCCCGAGCATGAGGCGAACATGGTCTTCACGCAGTTTCTGGGCGGGCCGATGGATTTCACCCCCGGCGTACTGAGCCTGACAGGGCAGGGCGGCAGCCCGATCCTATCGACGATCGCGAAGCAGCTGGCGCTCTACGTCGTGCTCTATTCGCCGGTCGTGATGGCGGCGGACACGCCGGAGAATTACGCGAAATACCCCGCAGCATTCAAATTCATCCGCGACGTGCCGACCGACTGGTCCGACACCCGCGCGCTGAACGGAGAGGTCGGCGATTATGCGACGATCGCGCGTAAGGACGCGAAGTCGAACGACTGGTATCTGGGCGCGGTCGGCGACGAACAGCCGCGCCAGTCGACCGTGACGCTCGACTTCCTCGACGCCGGGCGAAGCTACACCGCGGAAATCTATTGCGACGGCCCCGCAGCCGACTACCGCACCGACGCGCGGCATTCGATCACGATCGAGACTAAGCAGGTTCGGAAGGGCGACACGATGACGCTCTCGCTCGCGCCCGGCGGCGGGACGGCGGTGCGCTTCGTGGCGAGCGGCGGGAAGCGGCGGCGGTGA
- a CDS encoding tryptophan halogenase family protein yields MTPSIVILGGGTAGWMAACLMAKAWPASTITVIESPDIGIVGVGEGSTPQLRAFFRTLGIAEADWMPAANATYKVGIEFRGWSDASGYDRYFHPFASDVDVHTEGAFHAAHHARRTGHDVPAHPDRFFLNTRLAREGLGPIAAETFPFDAAYGYHFDAHLVGAVLREHAIGRGVRHLPRTVVHTSVDESGNIRKLSLGDEEVSADIFVDCSGFRSVLAQQALGVPFVNFGENLFNDRAVVMPTSAEAATKPYTTATAMKNGWVWDIPLTSRTGNGYVYSSRYCDPDGAEAELRAHLGVGDDGTARHLEMKVGRVADTWRGNCLAVGLAQGFIEPLEATALHIVQATVEGFIESYEDGGFTPEHRSTFNATIARRYEGIRDYIVAHYRMNQRTDTPYWCDNAAHDRLSDSLKSLMTAWFTGRDLTAEIAHQDIARYYAPLSWGCLFAGYGTFPNAARLRPADVSSDGIDDFLRRCALNFTPHDALLATKESA; encoded by the coding sequence ATGACCCCCTCGATCGTCATCCTCGGCGGCGGGACCGCCGGATGGATGGCGGCGTGCCTGATGGCGAAGGCGTGGCCCGCCTCGACCATCACCGTGATCGAAAGCCCCGACATCGGCATCGTCGGTGTGGGGGAGGGATCGACCCCGCAACTGCGCGCTTTCTTCCGCACGCTCGGCATCGCGGAGGCCGACTGGATGCCCGCGGCGAACGCGACCTACAAGGTCGGGATCGAGTTTCGCGGCTGGTCCGACGCGAGCGGATACGATCGTTACTTCCACCCCTTCGCCAGCGATGTGGACGTGCATACCGAAGGCGCGTTCCACGCCGCGCATCACGCACGCCGCACCGGGCATGACGTGCCCGCGCACCCCGACCGCTTCTTCCTCAACACCCGTCTCGCCCGCGAAGGCCTCGGGCCGATCGCGGCGGAGACGTTCCCGTTCGACGCGGCTTACGGCTATCATTTCGACGCGCATCTGGTCGGCGCGGTGCTGCGCGAACACGCGATCGGACGCGGCGTGCGTCACCTCCCGCGCACCGTTGTGCACACATCGGTCGATGAGAGTGGCAACATCCGCAAACTTTCGCTGGGTGACGAAGAGGTGAGTGCCGACATATTCGTCGACTGCAGCGGCTTCCGCTCCGTCCTCGCGCAACAGGCGTTGGGCGTGCCCTTCGTCAACTTCGGCGAAAACCTGTTCAACGATCGCGCCGTCGTGATGCCCACCTCCGCGGAGGCCGCGACGAAGCCCTACACCACTGCCACCGCCATGAAGAACGGCTGGGTGTGGGACATTCCGCTGACCTCGCGCACCGGCAACGGCTACGTATACTCCTCGCGCTACTGCGATCCCGACGGAGCCGAAGCCGAACTCCGCGCCCACCTCGGCGTCGGCGACGACGGCACCGCGCGGCACCTGGAGATGAAGGTCGGCCGCGTCGCCGATACGTGGCGTGGCAATTGCCTCGCGGTTGGGCTGGCGCAGGGCTTCATCGAACCGCTGGAGGCGACTGCGCTGCACATCGTGCAGGCGACGGTCGAGGGCTTCATCGAAAGTTACGAGGACGGCGGCTTCACCCCCGAACATCGCAGCACCTTCAACGCCACGATCGCGCGCCGGTACGAAGGAATCCGCGATTACATCGTCGCGCATTACCGCATGAACCAGCGCACCGATACGCCATACTGGTGCGATAATGCCGCGCACGACCGGCTCTCGGATTCGCTCAAGTCACTGATGACCGCATGGTTCACCGGCCGCGACCTGACCGCGGAGATCGCGCATCAGGACATCGCGCGTTACTACGCGCCGCTGTCATGGGGCTGCCTGTTCGCGGGTTACGGCACGTTCCCCAACGCCGCCCGCCTTCGCCCCGCCGACGTGTCAAGCGACGGGATCGACGACTTCCTGCGCCGCTGCGCGCTGAATTTCACCCCGCATGACGCGCTGCTCGCGACCAAGGAATCCGCATGA
- a CDS encoding MFS transporter: protein MNAPVTLGRPRQSLAGLWNISFGFFGIQIGFALQNANMSRIFQSLGESLDDLAVLWIAAPLTGLLVQPIIGHYSDRTWGRFGRRRPYFFAGAVLAALALFGMPNAPTLFAAALMLWMLDASLNISMEPFRAFVGDMLDKDQHTAGYALQTAFIGAGAVVGSATPWLLDRFGVTNVAAEGVPDTVRWSFYIGGAALFASVMWTVLTTKEYSPAELAAFEGRDAKAAAPPAPPSSTATGLAWIAAGLAIAGVVAVAGLEKELYLLGVLVAAYGVARLGAIALHARGRHDNLLTNIVGDFAGMPPVMKRLALVQFFSWSALFIMWIYTTPVVAQYAFGSVDPASAAYNAGGNWTGILFAAYNGVAALAALFVLQPLARRFGKARTHIVALVLGAAGFASFLVVRDPYWLLVSEIGIGIAWASILAMPYAILASSLPQSKLGIYMGLFNVFVVIPQLLVATVMGTIVRHFFPTEPVWTMAFAAVVMLAAAAAMTRVKVD from the coding sequence ATGAACGCCCCCGTCACGCTCGGCCGTCCGCGGCAATCCCTTGCGGGACTGTGGAACATCAGTTTCGGGTTTTTCGGCATCCAGATCGGCTTCGCGCTGCAGAATGCGAACATGAGCCGCATCTTCCAGTCGCTCGGCGAGAGCCTCGACGATCTGGCGGTATTGTGGATCGCCGCGCCGCTGACCGGGCTGCTCGTCCAGCCGATCATCGGCCATTACAGCGACCGGACGTGGGGACGGTTCGGGCGGCGGCGGCCGTATTTCTTTGCCGGCGCGGTACTCGCCGCGCTGGCGCTTTTCGGGATGCCGAATGCGCCGACCCTGTTCGCGGCGGCGCTGATGCTGTGGATGCTCGATGCGTCGCTCAACATCTCGATGGAGCCCTTCCGCGCCTTCGTCGGCGATATGCTCGACAAGGATCAGCATACGGCGGGCTATGCGTTGCAGACCGCGTTCATCGGCGCGGGCGCGGTGGTGGGGTCGGCGACGCCGTGGCTGCTCGACCGGTTCGGCGTGACGAATGTCGCGGCTGAAGGCGTGCCGGATACGGTGCGCTGGAGCTTCTACATCGGCGGCGCGGCGCTGTTCGCGTCGGTGATGTGGACCGTGCTGACGACGAAGGAATATTCGCCCGCCGAACTGGCCGCGTTCGAGGGGCGCGATGCGAAGGCCGCTGCGCCGCCAGCGCCGCCATCGTCCACCGCGACCGGCCTTGCCTGGATCGCAGCGGGCTTGGCGATTGCGGGTGTCGTCGCGGTTGCCGGGCTGGAGAAGGAACTATACCTGCTCGGCGTCCTGGTCGCGGCCTATGGCGTCGCGCGGCTCGGCGCGATCGCGCTCCATGCACGCGGGCGTCACGACAATCTGCTGACCAACATCGTCGGCGATTTCGCGGGCATGCCGCCGGTGATGAAGCGGCTCGCGCTGGTCCAGTTCTTCAGCTGGTCGGCGCTGTTCATCATGTGGATCTATACCACCCCGGTAGTCGCGCAGTACGCGTTCGGCTCAGTCGATCCGGCGAGCGCGGCGTACAATGCGGGGGGCAATTGGACCGGCATCCTGTTCGCCGCCTACAACGGCGTCGCGGCGCTGGCGGCGCTGTTCGTGCTGCAGCCGCTCGCGCGCCGCTTCGGCAAGGCGCGGACGCATATCGTCGCGCTGGTGCTGGGCGCGGCGGGTTTCGCATCTTTCCTGGTCGTGCGCGATCCGTATTGGCTGCTGGTGTCGGAGATCGGCATCGGCATCGCCTGGGCCTCGATCCTCGCCATGCCCTATGCGATTCTGGCGTCCAGCCTGCCGCAATCCAAGCTCGGCATCTACATGGGGTTGTTCAACGTCTTCGTCGTGATCCCGCAATTGCTGGTCGCGACCGTGATGGGCACGATCGTGCGACATTTCTTCCCGACCGAGCCGGTGTGGACGATGGCGTTCGCGGCGGTGGTGATGCTGGCGGC